From one Triticum urartu cultivar G1812 chromosome 3, Tu2.1, whole genome shotgun sequence genomic stretch:
- the LOC125542739 gene encoding uncharacterized protein LOC125542739, which produces MAEFALGLTKTAVAGTVSKVKSAIEEETKLRVRVQEDLVFITGEFEMMQSFLNVANAERANNQVVQTWVRQLRDLAFDVEDCVEFVIHLDKASRWDWVRRLTSSLICMARPPLPLDEAVEEIKRLKARVEDVSQRNTRYNLIGTSGNDDGSSNQQLQPFMRTSCTSATMATFHDLREVWKAMGKLCDRPCDLKRLIDCQGSELKVISLWESTQADVVAELGWASIMKKAYYDPETCQEFKNRAWVKLSTHHPFNPVEFLNNLLTHFTSNHHHHHDNMSKLALEVSQHRYLIVLEQELSSVAEWNAIRMCLPDGENGSRIVVFTKHLGIALLCAGNPYQVSELKCFSHDRYLYAIFPKGCGHHIGFDEFICQIRRQNGVIISLFWEDIDVKRQFMNIFYDDTCKLRVPDCLRVLDGVKFENCYQFSVTETFLGTRLREAKPPPSRLSDLARNAWTLLIESYPEQEENEAYDELWEMDDEDIFERCRKLLTEHDYLLIIDVESPTGWNFIKQHLLCESTRGSIVVMTGQQCVATHCVDHIEYRALNLTDQIKDFDQQDHSVHTDGGGDIEEEDKFELGMLVGREDDMSLLLLRISVHSCVSVWGIPGVGKSAIVREMYNNCRHEYKRYGWVDVPHPFNLTDLSRRLLMDLYSDDVDAKETSLIGMMEGQDPVRECCKILRAKRCFIVIDGLRSTHDWDLIKATLLSHPSGKTIVITREESIATHCTSIQETETLNIKCLEVDMALDLFEKKTLDGKLPSQHYTEAEAALRITMSKCGGLPELIVSIAESICLLVQGSEFSEVLEFLNADFMKNLGINPSPKTRGLLCWMQSYFDACSDELKPCIFYMSVFPTDQSIRRRRLLRRWIAEGYSSGGDGTMEEKGEKLLSELTKLSILYQEQQTSSTYKVNGFFLEYIKSRPMEDNLVFALDGTCSPSPRLTGQHLTISSSWDRDDIVFKSMDLSRVRSLTVFGEWRSFLICDKMKMLRVLDLEGTSTSDSTSVTDDDLEKIGKQFPRLKFMSLRGCVHITRLPDSLCAMRQLETLDARHTSIVELPPGIIAKLHKLQYIRAGTTETRRLVLLPGAAAPAGTPSPPEPQEDGHHSTSPTVRAEAAASWVVQGASSGAWKKRAGGLEESCSNWWLSKNQLNLRRRRRVDANGGGVEVVPTASEGIGKLTQLHTLGVVNVACGKGGFLLLKELKKLTQLRKLGLSGVNRKNWHDLCFVISGHRHLQSLSLQLLLLEEDGNYDFASFDDISVPPKTLKRLKVLYTTGAGAGAGGACISLVWIKQLPNLRKFDHNLTISSQEDIDILYSDYYGSMGRHLRVKPIQQQLSFDKQDQVSYRFHVGTLRIDCRSISCKVEFGGSRDMYTEALNIHCCSSCGGSSCLQIVGLQHIGELKEVLVTGPCSDGFKEELRKQLDEHPLKPQLKLLTCRSH; this is translated from the exons ATGGCGGAGTTCGCACTTGGATTGACCAAGACAGCGGTGGCGGGGACGGTGAGCAAGGTGAAGTCGGCGATCGAGGAGGAGACAAAGCTGAGGGTGCGTGTGCAGGAGGACCTGGTGTTCATCACGGGGGAGTTTGAGATGATGCAATCCTTCCTGAACGTCGCCAACGCAGAGCGCGCCAACAACCAGGTAGTGCAGACATGGGTGAGGCAGCTCCGTGACCTGGCCTTCGACGTCGAGGACTGTGTTGAGTTCGTGATCCACCTCGACAAGGCGTCACGCTGGGACTGGGTGCGGCGCCTGACCTCGTCCCTTATCTGCATGGCAAGGCCGCCGTTGCCCCTGGATGAAGCGGTCGAGGAGATAAAGCGGCTCAAGGCAAGGGTAGAGGATGTAAGCCAGAGGAACACCCGCTACAACCTCATTGGTACCAGCGGCAACGATGATGGCTCCTCAAATCAGCAACTTCAGCCATTTATGCGTACTAGTTGTACATCGGCAACAATGGCGACATTCCACGACCTAAGGGAGGTTTGGAAGGCCATGGGAAAGCTTTGCGATCGCCCCTGCGATCTGAAAAGGTTGATCGATTGCCAAGGCAGTGAGCTCAAAGTGATCTCCCTATGGGAAAGTACGCAAGCTGATGTTGTTGCGGAACTCGGGTGGGCAAGTATTATGAAGAAGGCATACTATGACCCAGAAACTTGCCAAGAATTCAAGAATCGCGCCTGGGTAAAGCTGAGCACGCATCATCCTTTCAACCCGGTAGAGTTCCTCAACAACTTGCTGACTCACTTCACATctaaccaccaccaccaccatgatAATATGTCCAAGCTCGCGTTGGAAGTCAGCCAGCATAGGTATCTCATTGTCTTAGAGCAAGAATTGTCCAGTGTCGCAGAGTGGAATGCCATTAGAATGTGCCTCCCAGATGGCGAAAACGGCAGTCGGATTGTCGTCTTCACCAAGCACTTGGGAATTGCCCTTCTCTGTGCTGGGAACCCCTACCAAGTATCAGAGCTTAAATGCTTCTCTCATGATCGATATCTTTATGCCATTTTTCCCAAG GGTTGTGGGCATCACATAGGCTTTGATGAATTCATTTGCCAAATAAGACGACAGAATGGTGTTATTATCTCCTTATTCTGGGAGGATATTGATGTGAAACGCCAGTTTATGAATATTTTTTATGATGACACCTGTAAGTTGAGAGTACCTGACTGTTTGAGAGTACTTGACGGAGTGAAATTTGAAAACTGCTACCAGTTTAGCGTTACTGAAACATTTCTAGGCACTCGACTTCGAGAAGCTAAGCCACCACCGTCCAGGCTGTCTGACTTGGCTCGCAACGCTTGGACCTTACTTATTGAATCTTACCCAGAACAGGAAGAGAACGAAGCATATGATGAGCTCTGGGAAATGGATGACGAGGATATATTTGAAAGGTGTCGTAAGCTTTTAACTGAACACGATTACCTCCTCATTATTGATGTGGAGTCTCCCACGGGATGGAACTTCATAAAACAACACCTCTTATGTGAGTCTACTAGAGGTAGTATCGTTGTTATGACAGGTCAACAATGTGTGGCCACACATTGTGTAGATCATATTGAATATCGGGCGCTCAACCTCACAGATCAGATTAAG GATTTTGATCAGCAAGACCATTCTGTACACACAGATGGAGGAGGTGACATAGAGGAAGAAGACAAATTTGAACTTGGTATGCTTGTTGGGCGTGAGGATGACATGAGCCTCCTCCTCCTGAGGATTAGTGTGCACTCGTGTGTGTCCGTGTGGGGTATTCCTGGTGTTGGGAAATCAGCTATCGTCAGAGAAATGTACAATAATTGCAGACACGAGTACAAAAGGTATGGCTGGGTGGATGTGCCACATCCGTTCAATTTGACAGACTTGTCTCGAAGATTGCTTATGGATCTTTATTCGGATGATGTTGATGCCAAGGAAACTTCACTAATTGGTATGATGGAAGGCCAAGACCCTGTTCGAGAGTGTTGTAAAATTCTGCGTGCAAAAAGATGCTTCATTGTTATTGATGGTCTGCGGTCCACGCATGACTGGGACTTGATTAAAGCAACCTTGTTATCTCATCCTAGTGGTAAAACTATAGTCATTACACGTGAAGAAAGCATTGCCACACATTGTACATCCATACAAGAAACCGAAACTCTCAACATCAAATGTCTGGAAGTTGACATGGCCCTTGATCTCTTCGAAAAG AAAACTTTGGATGGCAAGCTACCGTCTCAGCATTACACCGAGGCAGAGGCGGCTTTAAGGATTACCATGTCCAAGTGTGGCGGGCTTCCAGAATTAATAGTTTCTATAGCAGAATCGATCTGCTTACTCGTACAGGGCAGTGAGTTCTCTGAGGTCTTGGAGTTTCTAAATGCTGACTTCATGAAAAATTTGGGGATCAATCCATCTCCTAAGACAAGGGGCCTGCTTTGTTGGATGCAATCCTACTTTGATGCTTGCTCAGATGAACTCAAGCCATGCATCTTCTATATGTCAGTCTTCCCTACAGACCAAAGCATTAGACGGAGGCGTTTGCTCAGGCGGTGGATCGCGGAGGGCTACTCATCTGGTGGTGATGGCACCATGGAGGAGAAGGGAGAAAAGCTCTTGTCTGAGCTCACGAAGTTGAGCATATTATACCAGGAGCAGCAGACATCATCAACCTACAAGGTCAATGGTTTCTTCCTTGAATACATCAAGTCACGGCCAATGGAAGATAACCTTGTGTTTGCACTAGACGGGACATGCAGCCCCAGCCCACGACTCACTGGACAACACCTCACCATAAGCAGCAGCTGGGACAGAGATGATATTGTATTCAAGAGCATGGACTTGTCACGGGTACGATCATTGACAGTGTTTGGGGAGTGGAGGTCATTCCTCATTTGTGACAAGATGAAGATGCTTCGCGTGCTTGATCTGGAGGGCACTAGTACATCAGATAGTACTAGTGTAACAGATGATGACCTGGAGAAGATCGGGAAGCAGTTTCCTCGCCTCAAGTTCATGTCCCTGCGAGGATGCGTGCACATCACTCGTCTCCCGGATTCATTGTGTGCCATGAGGCAGCTGGAGACTCTGGATGCCAGGCACACCTCCATAGTCGAGCTCCCACCTGGTATCATCGCCAAATTACACAAACTGCAGTACATTCGTGCTGGCACCACCGAAACAAGACGACTCGTCTTGCTACCAGGGGCAGCAGCACCGGCAGGAACGCCATCACCACCAGAACCACAAGAAGATGGTCATCATTCCACGAGCCCTACCGTACGAGCCGAAGCAGCAGCATCATGGGTGGTCCAGGGGGCATCTTCAGGGGCATGGAAGAAGAGGGCAGGTGGTTTGGAAGAATCCTGCAGCAACTGGTGGCTGTCCAAGAATCAGCTGAATCTGCGTAGACGCAGGCGTGTTGATGCAAATGGTGGTGGTGTTGAGGTTGTTCCCACTGCTTCAGAGGGGATTGGGAAGCTGACGCAGTTGCATACACTTGGTGTTGTAAATGTTGCATGTGGAAAaggcggcttcctcctcctcaaGGAGCTAAAGAAGCTTACCCAGTTGCGCAAGCTTGGGTTGTCCGGCGTCAACCGTAAAAACTGGCACGACTTGTGTTTTGTCATCTCAGGTCACCGCCATCTCCAGTCCTTGTCGCTGCAACTGTTGCTGCTGGAGGAGGACGGCAACTATGACTTTGCTTCTTTCGACGACATCTCCGTGCCGCCCAAGACCCTAAAACGCCTTAAGGTACTTTACACTACTGGTGCAGGCGCAGGCGCAGGTGGTGCATGCATAAGTCTAGTCTGGATCAAGCAGCTTCCCAATCTCAGAAAGTTTGACCATAACTTGACGATATCAAGTCAAGAGGACATAGACATCTTATATAGCGATTATTATGGATCAATGGGGCGTCATCTTCGTGTCAAGCCAATTCAGCAGCAACTAAGTTTTGATAAGCAGGACCAAGTTTCTTATAGGTTCCATGTCGGCACCCTCAGGATTGATTGCAGGAGCATCAGCTGTAAGGTTGAGTTTGGAGGTTCAAGGGATATGTACACTGAAGCACTCAACATTCATTGCTGCAGCTCTTGTGGTGGATCAAGTTGTTTGCAGATTGTTGGGTTACAGCATATAGGTGAGCTCAAGGAAGTCTTGGTAACGGGTCCGTGCAGCGATGGTTTCAAGGAAGAATTGCGCAAGCAACTTGATGAGCATCCTCTCAAACCTCAGCTGAAGCTGTTAACTTGCAGATCGCACTAG